In Dehalococcoidia bacterium, a single window of DNA contains:
- the acpS gene encoding holo-ACP synthase: MTSLAVGVDMVEIDRIRGVLERHGDRFRARIFTAAELAVSRDRPHQLAARFAAKEATMKALGTGVRGVGWRDIEVLPNERGKPLLFLASRARRRARAIGLTSLEVSLTHSREYAIATVVGLQRKSDDPQAERRRLLRRLREGGFL, translated from the coding sequence ATGACTTCGCTCGCCGTCGGCGTTGATATGGTCGAGATCGACCGCATACGCGGCGTCCTCGAGCGCCACGGCGACCGCTTTCGCGCCCGCATCTTCACCGCCGCCGAACTGGCCGTCTCCCGCGACCGCCCGCACCAGCTCGCCGCCCGCTTCGCCGCCAAGGAGGCGACGATGAAGGCGCTGGGCACCGGCGTCCGCGGCGTCGGCTGGCGCGATATCGAGGTCCTCCCCAACGAGCGCGGCAAGCCGCTCCTCTTCCTTGCGAGCCGGGCGCGCAGGCGGGCGCGCGCTATCGGCCTCACGTCGCTGGAGGTGAGCCTGACGCATTCGCGGGAGTACGCCATCGCCACGGTCGTCGGACTGCAGCGCAAATCGGACGATCCGCAGGCCGAGCGCAGACGGTTGCTGCGCCGTCTTCGAGAAGGGGGCTTTCTATGA